One window of Alosa sapidissima isolate fAloSap1 chromosome 21, fAloSap1.pri, whole genome shotgun sequence genomic DNA carries:
- the olah gene encoding S-acyl fatty acid synthase thioesterase, medium chain has protein sequence MDKVINCFRKKPDAVARLICFPWAGGGSLPYARWGNIISSIEVYAVRLPGRESRVKEPFHQSMQQVVEEVITVLLPVLREKPFALFGHSFGAMSCFAFAESLKRVHGIEPIHVFLSGASAPYSETRLSAPSRSSLSDEEFLHWMRTIGGTPPELLANPDAMKLFLPPLKADLHVVENYRCPRPETPFLSCPVFCFDGTQDIPHDLKAWNDMTSGDFNIQMLPGAHFYLREAANEKIILDNVTRHLETAEMDYL, from the exons ATGGATAAAGTAATCAACTGTTTCCGCAAAAAGCCAGACGCTGTGGCTAGACTCATATGTTTTCCCTGGGCTGGGGGTGGCTCGCTCCCCTATGCGCGATGGGGGAACATCATTAGCTCGATTGAAG TGTATGCTGTACGTTTACCTGGGAGGGAGTCTCGTGTCAAGGAGCCCTTCCACCAGAGCATGCaacaggtggtggaggaggtcatCACTGTATTGTTGCCTGTCCTTAGGGAGAAGCCGTTTGCCCTATTTGGGCACAG CTTTGGTGCCATGTCATGCTTTGCCTTCGCTGAGTCACTGAAAAGAGTGCACGGGATTGAACCGATCCATGTCTTCCTCTCCGGGGCCTCTGCTCCATAT TCTGAGACCCGTCTCAGTGCCCCCTCCAGGAGCAGTCTGTCAGATGAAGAGTTCCTACACTGGATGCGTACCATTGGGGGCACGCCCCCAGAGCTATTAGCCAATCCAGATGCCATGAAGTTATTCCTTCCTCCACTGAAGGCAGACCTTCATGTAGTTGAGAACTACAG GTGTCCACGGCCAGagactcccttcctctcctgccCAGTCTTCTGCTTCGATGGAACACAAGACATTCCACACGACCTCAAAG CCTGGAACGACATGACAAGTGGAGACTTCAACATCCAGATGCTGCCTGGGGCCCACTTCTATCTGAGGGAGGCAGCGAATGAGAAGATTATACTGGACAATGTCACCAGACACCTGGAGACAGCAGAGATGGACTACCTGTGA